The proteins below are encoded in one region of Sphingobium sp. CR2-8:
- a CDS encoding RNA polymerase sigma factor, with amino-acid sequence MENQALEQKHSDRARYSLLNRLARLYARPLTRYFERRVTNQHDVPDLVQDVFLRLSALPDPLSIEKPEHYLFVTAASSLRDKARRDSARQITQHLSLDENIVPGSDMTPLRVLEGREAISRLREALLALPERSRDIFVLRVFEECRMNDIAAAIGISRRAVEKHYARALAHVIHALEDWRHR; translated from the coding sequence TTGGAGAACCAGGCGCTGGAGCAAAAGCACTCGGACAGAGCGCGCTACAGCTTGCTCAATCGGCTTGCTCGCCTCTATGCGCGTCCGTTGACCCGCTATTTCGAACGCCGCGTTACCAATCAACACGATGTGCCAGATCTTGTGCAGGACGTTTTTCTGCGGCTAAGCGCGCTGCCGGACCCGCTTTCGATCGAAAAGCCCGAACATTATCTGTTCGTGACGGCGGCGAGCAGCCTGCGCGACAAGGCAAGGCGCGACTCAGCCCGGCAGATTACGCAGCATCTGAGCCTGGACGAAAATATAGTGCCGGGTTCGGATATGACGCCGCTGCGCGTCTTGGAAGGTAGGGAAGCGATATCGCGGTTGCGGGAAGCCTTGCTGGCACTCCCAGAAAGATCGCGCGATATCTTCGTCCTGCGGGTTTTTGAGGAGTGCCGCATGAACGATATCGCTGCGGCTATTGGCATTTCCCGCCGTGCGGTGGAGAAACATTATGCGCGCGCGCTGGCTCATGTGATTCACGCGCTGGAGGATTGGCGTCATCGCTGA
- a CDS encoding TetR/AcrR family transcriptional regulator, producing MNKASTQPAVTRGPAEHSVRDQIVEAANECFARYGYGKTTVSDLAREIGFSKAYIYRFFESKQAIGEAICGARLEQILGEARAAIDEGGSSTDRLRRMFKSVTASSVALFFDDRKIFEIAALAAAERWASTWTYSDALKTMLEEIVREGRENGEFERKTPIDEICRSIFYAMTPFIDPLHLERNLDLLPEAQSEVTSLILRSLAP from the coding sequence ATGAACAAAGCATCCACTCAACCGGCCGTGACCCGCGGGCCAGCCGAACACAGCGTACGTGACCAGATCGTCGAGGCCGCAAATGAGTGCTTCGCGCGCTATGGCTATGGCAAGACGACCGTGTCGGATCTTGCGCGCGAGATCGGCTTCTCCAAGGCCTATATCTATCGCTTCTTCGAATCGAAGCAGGCGATCGGCGAGGCCATTTGTGGCGCTCGCCTCGAGCAAATCCTGGGCGAAGCGCGCGCCGCGATAGACGAAGGCGGCAGTTCCACCGATCGGCTTCGACGCATGTTCAAGAGTGTTACGGCATCGAGCGTTGCGCTGTTTTTCGACGATCGAAAGATTTTCGAGATTGCCGCATTGGCGGCGGCGGAGCGCTGGGCGTCGACATGGACCTATTCTGACGCACTCAAGACGATGCTGGAGGAAATCGTTCGAGAGGGCCGCGAGAATGGCGAGTTCGAACGCAAAACGCCCATCGATGAAATCTGTCGGTCGATCTTCTACGCGATGACCCCGTTCATCGATCCGCTGCATTTGGAGCGTAATCTCGATCTGCTTCCAGAAGCCCAGAGCGAAGTGACGAGCCTCATTCTTCGCAGCCTGGCGCCATAG
- a CDS encoding efflux transporter outer membrane subunit, giving the protein MRYLRSAFLLSATATLLGGCAVGPRYVAPVSSAPPAFIGSPAVDSRAAATQVADLVDWWRAFHDPQLTSLVERALAQNLDLQQASARVVQARAALKNANAALLPSGQLSGQAGETYQSLETPIGRIGSAFPQFERSTETYELNLGASWEVDLFGGRDAARDAARADWQASAAAAVAARLAVAAQTADTYIAIRTLQARLDVARAQSDTQQKLVDLIALQYRKGVAAELQVRQAEGALAQVRASIPALQNELDMAMNALDVLIGVQPGTTRSELAPLAPIPLPPAVSTAGGPAALLRRRPDIIAAERTLAASNARIGVAVSEYYPKISLSGLLGTATTAAGGLFTGNATQANGVLGLRWRLFDFGRVDAEIKVAKGRNAEALAAYRLTVLRASQDVEDAFSTLVQQEARAAALAQGEIALTRARTSSFAAYRGGVASLIEVLDADRRLLEARDGAIQARAAASRGAVASFRALGGGWEPTSVTN; this is encoded by the coding sequence ATGCGATACCTTCGATCCGCATTCCTGTTGTCAGCTACGGCCACGCTCCTGGGCGGCTGTGCTGTCGGGCCTCGCTACGTCGCGCCGGTTTCCTCGGCGCCGCCTGCTTTTATCGGCAGTCCCGCCGTCGACTCGCGAGCTGCGGCAACGCAGGTGGCGGACCTGGTCGATTGGTGGCGGGCGTTCCACGACCCGCAGCTGACAAGCCTTGTGGAACGCGCGCTCGCCCAGAATCTGGATTTGCAGCAGGCAAGCGCCCGCGTCGTTCAGGCGCGCGCCGCGCTGAAGAATGCCAACGCCGCGCTTCTGCCATCCGGCCAGCTGAGCGGACAGGCCGGCGAAACCTACCAGTCGCTGGAAACCCCGATCGGGCGGATTGGCAGCGCATTCCCACAGTTCGAACGTTCGACCGAAACCTACGAACTCAATCTTGGCGCCAGTTGGGAAGTCGACCTGTTCGGTGGTCGCGATGCCGCTCGCGACGCGGCACGGGCGGATTGGCAGGCTTCGGCTGCGGCAGCGGTCGCCGCGCGCCTCGCCGTGGCTGCGCAGACTGCCGATACCTATATCGCCATTCGGACCTTGCAGGCGCGTCTCGACGTGGCGCGGGCGCAAAGCGACACCCAGCAGAAACTCGTTGATCTGATCGCCCTTCAATATCGCAAAGGGGTCGCGGCAGAGCTACAGGTCCGCCAGGCCGAAGGCGCGCTGGCGCAGGTGCGCGCGTCGATCCCGGCTTTGCAGAACGAACTCGACATGGCGATGAATGCCCTCGATGTGCTGATCGGCGTTCAGCCCGGCACGACCCGATCCGAACTGGCGCCTCTCGCCCCGATACCGCTGCCCCCTGCGGTATCGACGGCGGGCGGTCCGGCAGCGCTTTTGCGGCGTCGGCCCGATATCATCGCGGCGGAACGGACGCTTGCCGCTTCCAACGCACGGATCGGCGTTGCTGTCTCCGAATATTATCCCAAAATCTCGCTCAGCGGCCTGCTTGGCACGGCGACGACGGCGGCGGGCGGCTTGTTCACGGGCAACGCGACGCAAGCCAATGGCGTGTTGGGCTTGCGCTGGCGTCTGTTCGACTTCGGTCGTGTCGATGCCGAGATCAAGGTCGCCAAGGGCCGCAATGCCGAGGCGCTGGCTGCCTACCGCCTGACCGTCCTGCGTGCGTCGCAGGATGTCGAGGATGCCTTCTCGACGCTGGTGCAGCAGGAGGCTCGCGCGGCGGCATTGGCGCAGGGCGAAATAGCATTGACGCGCGCGCGGACCTCGTCCTTTGCGGCCTATAGGGGCGGGGTAGCCAGTCTGATCGAAGTGCTCGACGCTGACCGTCGACTGCTTGAGGCCCGCGATGGTGCGATCCAGGCCCGCGCCGCCGCGAGCCGTGGCGCGGTCGCCTCGTTCCGCGCGCTGGGCGGTGGCTGGGAACCAACGTCCGTGACGAACTGA
- a CDS encoding TonB-dependent receptor — MIRFSVSSLLAISVATGATIASAQAEVRSQQVAVRIAASSLDQGLNQFIVQTRQQILYSPGLVRGKRARPVSGRYSPDQALSILLQGSGLRGLRTPGGAFVLEAEQGRGQENAAGVGTVSERVSQEAPAPADIVVTGTLSARAPVSVAVSTLDAATLQQSVPASAADLLRNVPGVFVNSALGEVRNIVYSRGISANSTEAATGYYYVSMQEDGLPVTNVTFNNYTPDFFYRQDLSLERLEALRGGTAVVTGPNAPGGIFNYISKTGRDSPGLEMRTRLGLEGDGRNPYYRFDARAGGQIGENALYYSVSGFYRYNKGARDNAYPMNRGGQVKANLLWDYGDGSILLYGKYQDDHNAFYEFQPGRDFSNPRLAQGISRYDSFLIPASPHNYVETVNGPTKQWNGRNVVHATAKVLGLKFDHNFDSGWTVRNNFKVNWNKADYDSSALAFALPITDGFTNTLLNTSANGVYSYRDVVTGQLLAQVRNANGARTVLLNNLPNQQVLQNAIITQTAFNYNPRVREIMDQFSISKKLDRGSITLGAFFSDANVNQYGGGAGFGVSTLQNQPHMLNITLTTPNGAVQQVTTADGFAGIGQRFAGTPFRGKQRQFSVFGGADYEVVDGLTLEGALRYEYIRNKGSNDVAIANPQSGSSSYGGLDGNVDTLYDNFAVTYQAPYEYRFNLDFLSFSTAATYKFDESNSVYVRYSQGKKAPDLGFFTTYDTLAELQNVTPIPQKIQQIEAGYRFRRDWVRATLTPFYSKLSNVGTTAFGSNPDGTSYVPAPLLSQTMTYGVEVEADADLVDRLNLRVALTLQKSKSKDFATYNFGAPGPADDTIIRVPNGKADNAAEIMSTSTLRYSPTDTFSTFLTWRYLGKRPANRYNAFNLPAYHEVDFGLNWNLSENLSVGANVNNLFNSKGVLSWAPSGALLTALNRQTLTPAAVAANPAAPFNILLNQPRAFFVTLGAKF; from the coding sequence ATGATCCGTTTTTCTGTGTCGTCCTTATTAGCTATCTCTGTCGCTACTGGCGCGACAATCGCCTCCGCGCAGGCCGAAGTCCGCTCACAGCAAGTTGCGGTGCGCATTGCAGCCTCCTCACTCGATCAGGGGCTGAACCAGTTCATCGTGCAGACCCGCCAGCAAATCCTTTACTCGCCCGGTCTGGTGCGCGGAAAGCGTGCCCGCCCGGTTTCAGGGCGCTATTCGCCTGACCAAGCCTTGTCCATCTTGCTGCAGGGATCGGGATTGCGCGGGCTGCGCACGCCGGGCGGCGCCTTCGTACTGGAAGCCGAGCAAGGCCGCGGGCAGGAGAATGCGGCGGGCGTCGGCACGGTGTCGGAGCGGGTATCGCAGGAAGCTCCCGCGCCTGCTGACATCGTCGTCACCGGAACGCTGAGTGCGCGGGCTCCTGTGTCCGTCGCGGTGTCGACACTTGATGCAGCGACGTTACAACAGTCCGTACCGGCAAGCGCTGCCGATCTATTGCGCAACGTACCGGGCGTCTTTGTGAACTCAGCCCTGGGTGAAGTACGCAACATTGTTTATTCGCGCGGCATCTCCGCCAACTCCACTGAAGCTGCAACCGGCTATTATTATGTCTCCATGCAGGAAGACGGTCTGCCGGTTACCAACGTCACGTTCAACAATTACACACCGGATTTTTTCTACCGTCAGGATTTGAGCCTGGAGCGGCTGGAAGCCCTGCGCGGCGGTACTGCGGTTGTGACTGGGCCTAATGCGCCAGGCGGAATCTTCAACTATATCTCGAAGACCGGGCGCGACAGCCCTGGCCTGGAAATGCGCACCCGCCTGGGGCTGGAAGGCGATGGCCGCAATCCCTATTATCGGTTTGACGCTCGTGCCGGCGGCCAGATCGGCGAGAATGCCCTCTATTATAGCGTCAGCGGCTTCTATCGATATAATAAGGGCGCCCGCGACAACGCCTATCCGATGAACCGGGGTGGCCAGGTCAAAGCCAATTTATTGTGGGATTATGGCGATGGATCAATCCTGCTTTATGGCAAATATCAGGACGATCATAACGCTTTCTATGAGTTCCAGCCTGGAAGAGACTTTAGCAATCCGCGCCTCGCGCAGGGTATATCCCGCTACGATTCCTTCCTGATCCCCGCTTCGCCGCACAACTATGTCGAGACCGTGAACGGGCCGACGAAGCAGTGGAACGGGCGCAATGTCGTCCACGCGACCGCGAAAGTTCTGGGCCTGAAGTTCGATCACAACTTCGACAGTGGATGGACGGTCCGCAACAACTTCAAGGTGAACTGGAACAAGGCGGATTATGACAGTTCCGCCTTGGCCTTCGCTCTGCCAATTACCGATGGCTTCACCAATACATTGTTGAACACCTCCGCGAATGGCGTATATTCATACCGCGACGTCGTGACTGGCCAATTGCTGGCGCAGGTCCGAAATGCGAACGGTGCACGCACGGTGCTGCTGAACAACCTGCCCAATCAGCAGGTCTTGCAGAACGCGATCATTACACAGACCGCCTTCAACTATAATCCGCGGGTCCGGGAGATCATGGACCAGTTCAGCATTTCCAAGAAGCTTGATCGCGGCAGCATCACGCTGGGCGCCTTCTTCTCCGACGCCAATGTCAACCAATATGGCGGCGGGGCCGGCTTCGGCGTGTCGACACTCCAAAATCAACCGCATATGCTCAACATCACGCTGACGACGCCAAACGGGGCCGTGCAGCAGGTGACGACGGCTGATGGCTTCGCCGGGATCGGACAACGTTTCGCGGGAACGCCGTTCCGCGGCAAGCAGCGGCAATTCTCTGTCTTCGGCGGTGCGGACTATGAGGTCGTGGATGGGCTGACGCTGGAGGGGGCGTTGCGATATGAATATATCCGCAACAAGGGTTCCAACGACGTAGCGATCGCCAATCCCCAATCGGGCAGCAGCAGCTATGGCGGCCTTGATGGCAATGTGGACACGCTCTACGACAATTTTGCCGTTACCTATCAGGCACCGTACGAATATCGCTTTAATCTCGATTTTCTCTCCTTCTCGACTGCGGCGACTTATAAGTTCGACGAAAGCAATTCTGTTTATGTCCGCTACTCGCAGGGTAAGAAAGCGCCCGACCTTGGCTTTTTCACCACTTATGACACACTGGCCGAACTACAGAATGTAACGCCCATTCCCCAGAAAATCCAACAGATCGAGGCCGGCTATCGCTTCCGCCGCGACTGGGTTCGCGCGACCCTCACCCCCTTCTACAGCAAGCTCAGCAATGTCGGGACCACGGCTTTTGGCAGCAATCCAGATGGCACTTCCTACGTTCCCGCACCATTGTTGTCGCAGACTATGACCTATGGTGTCGAGGTCGAAGCGGATGCCGATCTGGTCGATCGCCTCAACCTTCGCGTCGCGCTGACGCTGCAAAAGTCGAAGTCCAAGGATTTCGCCACTTATAATTTCGGTGCGCCCGGTCCCGCCGACGATACGATCATCCGGGTTCCGAACGGCAAGGCGGACAATGCCGCTGAAATCATGTCGACGTCTACCTTGCGCTATTCGCCGACGGACACCTTCTCCACCTTCCTGACCTGGCGCTATTTGGGAAAGCGGCCGGCCAACCGTTATAATGCCTTCAATCTGCCCGCCTATCATGAGGTGGACTTTGGCCTGAACTGGAACCTCAGCGAGAATTTGAGCGTCGGTGCGAACGTGAATAACCTGTTCAATTCCAAGGGCGTATTGTCTTGGGCACCTTCAGGCGCCCTGCTCACCGCGCTCAATCGGCAGACGCTCACGCCTGCGGCGGTTGCGGCCAATCCAGCCGCCCCCTTCAACATCCTGCTGAACCAGCCTCGCGCTTTTTTCGTCACCCTCGGCGCGAAATTCTGA
- a CDS encoding efflux RND transporter permease subunit translates to MSGQHDLPGDEPGKPGRFNLSALAVRERSVTLFFLIAIILAGTVAFLKLGRAEDPGFTIKVMTVVTAWPGATAQEMQDQVAEPLEKRLQELRWYDRSETFTRPGLAFTTLTLRDTTPPKDVPDQFYQARKKMSDEAPNLPRGAVGPFVNDEYGDVTFALYALKAKGEPQRSLAREAESLRQRLLHVPGVNKINIVGERPERIYVEFAQERLATLGVSPRDIFAALAAQNMMTPAGSIETKGQQVVVRLDGAFDDLSKIRDLPIVANGTTLRLSDIAKVERGYEDPAAFLIRSQGEPALLLGVVMREGWNGLDLGKSLKAEIAKITEDLPLGMSLTPVTDQSVNISEAVNQFMHTFLEALAIVMIVSLISLGWRVGIVVAAAVPLTLAIVLVIMWATGRVLDRITLGALILALGLLVDDAIIAIEMMVVKMEEGYDRIRASAYAWSHTAAPMLAGTLVTVIGLMPVGFAQSTAGEYAGNIFWVVGFALIASWFVAVIFTPYMGVKMLPHIKPVEGGHAAIYQTPRYEKVRSVIAWAVRRKKLVALATLGAFLIAGVGMPFVNKQFFPASDRPEVLVEVQMPKGTSIARTSEAAKQVEAWLRKQPEARMVTAYVGQGAPRFFMSLSPELPDPSFAKIIVLTADEEARDALKVRLRQAAADGLAPQARVRATQLVFGPYSPFPVAFRVSGPDLEIVRTLAAKAQKIMQDDPMMRTVNADWGDRAPALHFVLDQDRLRALGLTSSDVAQQLQFLLTGATVSQAREDIRTVDVVARSAGSDRLDPARIGDYMLTGANGQRVPVSQIGKLEVRMENPILQRRDRLPTITVRGDIADGLQPPDVSTAIFKKLQPIIKDLPSGYHIAMAGSIEEAEKANSALAPIFPIMIVLMMIVIILQVRSLSAMAIVLLTAPLGLIGVVPTLLISGQPFGFNAILGLIALAGILMRNTLILIGQIHDHEKEGMAPYHAVVEATVQRSRPVILTALAAVLAFVPLISSVFWGSMAVTLIGGTLGGTILTLVFLPALYALWFKIKPPAEQEEPSLAPHYTA, encoded by the coding sequence ATGAGCGGCCAGCACGATCTGCCCGGGGACGAGCCTGGCAAGCCGGGCCGCTTCAATCTTTCCGCGCTCGCCGTCCGCGAACGATCGGTGACTTTGTTCTTCCTCATCGCCATCATCCTGGCGGGCACCGTCGCGTTCCTGAAGTTGGGACGCGCCGAGGACCCCGGTTTCACGATCAAGGTCATGACCGTCGTCACCGCCTGGCCCGGCGCCACCGCGCAGGAGATGCAGGATCAGGTTGCCGAGCCACTCGAGAAGCGTTTGCAGGAGTTGCGCTGGTACGACCGCAGCGAAACCTTCACGCGGCCCGGTCTGGCCTTCACCACATTGACGTTGCGGGATACGACGCCGCCCAAGGACGTGCCGGACCAATTCTACCAGGCCCGCAAGAAAATGTCGGACGAAGCGCCCAATCTGCCGCGCGGCGCGGTCGGGCCGTTCGTCAACGACGAATATGGCGACGTCACCTTCGCGCTCTATGCCCTCAAGGCGAAAGGGGAGCCACAACGCTCCCTGGCTCGCGAGGCGGAGAGCTTAAGGCAGCGCCTGCTCCATGTCCCCGGCGTCAACAAGATCAACATCGTGGGCGAACGCCCCGAACGCATCTATGTCGAATTCGCGCAGGAGCGTCTGGCGACGCTTGGCGTGTCGCCACGCGACATCTTCGCTGCGCTGGCGGCGCAGAACATGATGACGCCGGCGGGGTCGATCGAGACCAAGGGACAGCAGGTCGTCGTGCGTCTCGATGGCGCGTTCGATGACCTGTCGAAGATCCGCGACCTGCCCATCGTTGCAAACGGCACCACGCTGCGCCTGTCCGACATCGCCAAGGTCGAACGCGGATACGAAGACCCCGCCGCCTTCCTGATCCGAAGCCAGGGCGAACCTGCATTGCTGCTGGGCGTCGTCATGCGCGAGGGGTGGAACGGCCTTGATCTGGGCAAGTCGCTGAAGGCGGAAATCGCCAAGATCACCGAAGACCTGCCGCTCGGCATGAGCCTGACCCCGGTTACCGATCAGTCAGTCAACATCTCCGAGGCGGTCAACCAGTTCATGCACACCTTCCTGGAGGCGCTGGCGATCGTGATGATCGTCAGTCTCATCAGCCTGGGCTGGCGGGTCGGTATCGTCGTGGCGGCGGCAGTGCCGCTGACGCTCGCGATCGTGCTCGTCATCATGTGGGCCACCGGCCGCGTTCTCGACCGGATAACGCTGGGCGCGCTCATTCTGGCGCTCGGCCTGCTTGTCGACGACGCCATTATCGCCATCGAGATGATGGTGGTGAAGATGGAGGAAGGCTACGATCGTATCCGCGCGTCCGCCTATGCATGGAGCCACACGGCCGCACCGATGCTGGCGGGCACGCTGGTGACCGTGATCGGGCTGATGCCGGTCGGGTTCGCGCAATCGACCGCGGGTGAATATGCGGGCAACATCTTCTGGGTCGTTGGCTTCGCCCTGATCGCCTCCTGGTTCGTCGCGGTGATCTTTACGCCGTATATGGGCGTGAAGATGCTGCCGCACATCAAGCCGGTGGAAGGTGGGCATGCCGCAATCTACCAAACGCCGCGCTATGAAAAAGTGCGCAGCGTTATCGCCTGGGCCGTACGGCGCAAGAAACTCGTCGCGCTCGCGACGCTGGGCGCGTTCCTGATTGCGGGCGTCGGCATGCCGTTCGTCAACAAGCAATTCTTCCCCGCGTCCGACCGTCCCGAAGTGCTGGTCGAGGTGCAGATGCCCAAGGGCACATCCATCGCCCGCACCAGCGAGGCCGCAAAGCAAGTCGAGGCCTGGCTGCGCAAGCAACCCGAAGCCAGGATGGTGACCGCCTATGTCGGCCAGGGCGCGCCGCGTTTCTTCATGTCGCTGTCGCCCGAGCTGCCCGACCCCTCCTTTGCAAAGATCATCGTCCTGACCGCGGACGAGGAAGCGCGCGATGCCCTGAAAGTTCGGCTACGCCAAGCCGCCGCCGATGGCCTCGCGCCCCAGGCACGCGTGCGCGCGACACAGCTCGTTTTCGGTCCCTACTCGCCCTTCCCGGTCGCTTTCCGGGTCAGCGGCCCCGATCTCGAGATTGTCCGCACCCTCGCGGCCAAAGCGCAGAAGATCATGCAGGACGATCCGATGATGCGGACCGTGAACGCCGACTGGGGCGACCGTGCGCCCGCCCTCCACTTCGTGCTCGATCAGGATCGGCTACGGGCACTCGGCCTGACGTCCAGTGACGTTGCGCAGCAGCTTCAGTTCCTGCTGACCGGCGCTACCGTCAGCCAGGCCCGCGAGGATATCCGCACCGTCGATGTCGTGGCGCGCTCTGCCGGCAGCGACCGGCTCGATCCCGCGCGGATCGGCGACTATATGCTGACCGGCGCCAATGGCCAGCGCGTGCCGGTCAGCCAGATCGGCAAACTGGAAGTACGGATGGAGAACCCGATCCTCCAGCGGCGAGACAGGCTGCCGACGATTACGGTTCGTGGCGACATCGCCGATGGTCTCCAGCCGCCCGACGTCTCGACAGCGATATTCAAAAAGCTGCAACCGATCATCAAGGACCTTCCGTCCGGCTACCATATCGCCATGGCCGGTTCGATCGAGGAGGCCGAGAAAGCCAATTCCGCCCTCGCGCCGATCTTTCCGATCATGATCGTGCTGATGATGATCGTCATCATCCTCCAGGTCCGCAGCCTTTCGGCGATGGCGATCGTGCTGCTGACCGCGCCGCTGGGACTCATCGGCGTCGTTCCCACGCTGTTGATCAGCGGCCAGCCCTTCGGCTTCAACGCAATCCTCGGCCTGATCGCCCTTGCTGGCATCCTGATGCGCAACACATTGATCCTGATCGGCCAGATCCATGATCATGAGAAGGAAGGCATGGCGCCTTACCACGCAGTGGTCGAGGCGACCGTTCAGCGATCGCGCCCGGTTATCCTGACTGCGCTGGCGGCGGTGCTCGCGTTCGTGCCGCTTATCAGTTCGGTGTTTTGGGGATCGATGGCAGTCACGCTGATCGGCGGCACGTTGGGTGGCACAATCCTGACCCTGGTGTTCTTGCCCGCGCTCTATGCGCTTTGGTTCAAGATCAAGCCGCCCGCAGAACAGGAAGAGCCATCACTCGCGCCGCACTATACGGCATAA
- a CDS encoding FecR family protein: MSAEFDRWRANPAHDAAYARVKAGQDAVRGMADAPEILSLRQQTLARLALRGKASDRSAGVTTVALLLALAVVVIPIYTLYRSASSERPESVKSAQVAFPDAQQFQTAVGQKLTLALGDGSRVTLNTASRIRVAYTASERRVMLDAGQAWFEVAKQKDRPFLVFAGGQRVEAHGTAFDVRIKQDETEIMLAEGKVSVRPARSTSEAVDIAMVPRQLLIVGPAGATLRPVKNPADWAGWREGIIRFDNLPLSQAVAEMNRYSEMQLVLADDKTAQIKVSGAFHTGSFQAFTEALAIGFHVESRPGQHGRIMLRHVSR, from the coding sequence GTGTCGGCCGAATTCGATCGCTGGCGCGCCAATCCCGCTCATGACGCCGCCTATGCACGTGTCAAAGCTGGCCAGGACGCCGTCCGCGGCATGGCCGATGCGCCTGAAATCCTTTCGTTGCGCCAGCAGACTCTTGCACGGCTCGCATTGCGTGGCAAAGCGTCGGATCGCTCCGCAGGCGTAACGACCGTCGCTTTGCTGCTCGCGCTGGCGGTGGTCGTGATACCGATCTACACGCTTTATCGCTCGGCCAGTTCCGAACGGCCCGAATCTGTAAAATCGGCGCAAGTCGCTTTTCCCGATGCGCAGCAGTTTCAGACGGCAGTCGGCCAGAAACTGACGCTGGCCCTGGGCGATGGATCTCGTGTCACGCTAAACACGGCCAGTCGGATCAGGGTCGCTTATACAGCGTCGGAGCGCCGTGTGATGCTGGACGCTGGACAGGCCTGGTTCGAAGTTGCCAAGCAAAAGGACAGGCCTTTCCTTGTTTTTGCTGGCGGACAACGGGTGGAAGCCCATGGTACAGCCTTCGACGTGCGTATAAAGCAGGATGAAACGGAAATCATGCTGGCAGAGGGCAAGGTTTCTGTTCGACCAGCGCGGTCCACATCTGAGGCTGTCGATATCGCGATGGTTCCCCGGCAATTATTGATCGTGGGTCCGGCGGGCGCGACATTGCGCCCAGTAAAGAACCCGGCAGACTGGGCGGGTTGGCGCGAAGGCATTATCCGGTTTGATAATCTTCCCTTGTCTCAAGCCGTAGCGGAAATGAACCGCTATAGCGAAATGCAGCTAGTCTTGGCTGACGATAAGACTGCCCAGATCAAAGTTAGCGGCGCGTTCCATACCGGATCTTTTCAGGCCTTCACCGAAGCGCTCGCCATCGGCTTCCATGTCGAGAGCCGACCTGGCCAGCATGGCCGTATCATGCTGCGCCATGTTTCGCGCTGA
- a CDS encoding efflux RND transporter periplasmic adaptor subunit gives MSHRYRHLALGLPALLSISLAGCDRAESDPRTQPPLVRVATSSLASAATREFTGIVAARVQSDLGFRVGGKVIERLVDAGQVVRRGQPLMRIDLTDLALATRASQGTVEAARARALQTAADEKRYRDLVGAGAVSASAYDQAKAAADLARAQLTAAQAQANVTRNETNYGVLLADADGTVVETLAEPGQVVAAGQTVVRVARSGPREALVQLPETVRPPWAPPPRHVPMTAQPAPPRCASSPTRRTPLRARSRPAMSLLARSLDRRLDPPSR, from the coding sequence GTGTCCCATCGTTATCGTCATCTCGCTCTCGGCCTTCCCGCCCTGCTTTCGATTTCGCTGGCGGGGTGCGACCGCGCCGAGTCCGATCCACGGACACAGCCGCCACTTGTCAGGGTAGCCACCTCCAGCCTGGCTAGTGCCGCGACGCGCGAGTTCACCGGTATCGTCGCGGCCCGCGTGCAGAGCGATCTGGGCTTTCGGGTTGGCGGAAAGGTTATCGAGCGTCTGGTTGACGCCGGGCAGGTCGTCCGCCGCGGGCAGCCACTGATGCGGATCGACCTGACCGATCTGGCGCTGGCGACCCGCGCGTCGCAGGGCACCGTCGAAGCCGCGCGCGCGCGCGCATTGCAGACCGCTGCCGACGAAAAGCGTTACCGCGATCTCGTGGGCGCGGGCGCCGTATCCGCCTCCGCTTACGACCAGGCCAAGGCAGCGGCGGATTTAGCGCGCGCTCAGCTCACGGCCGCACAGGCGCAGGCCAATGTGACGCGCAACGAGACGAACTACGGTGTCCTGCTCGCCGATGCCGACGGCACGGTGGTCGAGACGCTCGCGGAACCCGGACAGGTGGTGGCGGCCGGACAGACCGTTGTACGGGTAGCCCGGTCGGGACCGCGCGAAGCCCTGGTGCAGTTGCCCGAGACGGTGCGCCCCCCTTGGGCTCCGCCGCCCAGGCACGTACCTATGACGGCGCAACCGGCACCGCCACGCTGCGCCAGCTCGCCGACTCGGCGAACCCCGCTTCGCGCACGTTCGAGGCCCGCTATGTCCTTGCTGGCGCGGTCGCTCGATCGCCGCTTGGATCCACCGTCACGGTGA